The sequence GTTTAAGGCTGCCGAACGCGGCTACATCGATGATATTATCATGCCGGAAACCACGCGCCCGCGTTTGATAAAGGCATTACGCATGCTCGAAAACAAACGCGACCAGAACCCGCCGAAAAAACACGGGAATATTCCGTTGTAGGGGGGATGTGATTGCAGTCGGAAGTAACTTCCAACTGCACATAAATAAGGATTCTTTCGGTGTTATCAGAAGTTACTTCTGACAACAGCATGACTGATAAAAAAGTAAAGGAGTAAATATGGAAGCTAATATGAGTGTTCCCTTATGGATAGTCGGTTTATTGATGATAGGTGGATGGATTGTATTAGAGGGAATAAAATCAGTCTATTTATATATTATAAAAAAAATACATATACGCTATGAATATCGTATTCAGATAGCAAAAATTAAAATTGATAGGTATGAAAAAATATCAAATTTACTTTTCGATATTGTCCATTGGTTTGAAAATATAGTAGTTAATGGCAAAACTGATAAGGATACAGATAAAATGGAAAATATTTTGTACAAATTAAAGAAACTATCATTCTTTTCTTCAATTGAAGTACTAGAGCAAATAAACAAAGTTGAAAAACTGATAGGCAAAGAACATGATGAAAAATCCTTAAAAAAGTTAAAAAAAGAAATAGGAATGGTTGCGTTACGGATGCGACAAGATATATACACAGCACAGATAAACTCAGATTGGGGTTTGATAGATTAGCGATTAACGTGTTGTCAGAAGTTACTTCTGACAACAACTTTTGCGTGAGAAGTATATTATAATAACATGGGATTGAGACATAGACAGAATTTAGAAGGCGGATGTTATTTCATAACAACATCGGTGATTGGATTCGTAAAAGTTTTCGATGATCCGGAATGTTCAAAGATTATCATTGATTCGTTAAATTTTTGCCAAAGAAAGTTTAAATTTCATAATAATGCCTATGTTATTATGCCAAATCATATTCATTTAATACTAACTCTAAACGAAAACACGAAAATTTCAAATATAATGAGAGACTTTAAAAAATATACTTCAGTAGCTATAAAGCGTTATTTTGCTAAAGGAAATAATATTGCTATATATAATCAATTACAAAAACATGTACCATCCAAATCAAATCGCTCTTTCATATTATGGCAACCCAGATTTGATGACTTACAGATATTTACAGAGAAAGTATTTTTGGTTAAAATGAGGTATATTATTTATAATCCAGTAAGAGCAGGTTTAGTATCAGAACCTGAAGATTGGCAATATTTATATTATGAATCTATGCCAGATTGAAGTCGGAAGTAACTTCCGACTGCACAAGGACGAAACTTCCTACTGTGCAAGAGAGTAACTTCCTGTGAACAAGGAAATGGATGTTGAGGATGTGGTGTCAGAAGTTACTTCTGACACCAGCTTGTAGGTCAATTCGCCTGAGGCGGACTTGTGGTCTTGACTATTTCCCGCGTCGTCAGTCCGCCCAGGCGGATTTCCTGACGACATTGGCAAGGGGCTTGTGACCCGTATGGCTGTTGGTGCATGAGGGACATACACCAACCACAAACACGTCACTCGGCGGCTGGCAGACGTCTTTCTCTACTGCGAAGCTGGGGTACGCTTCAGTGTTGTCAGAAGTTACTTCTGACAACAACTTGTAGGTAATCCGCCACAGCGGACGCCACAGCGGACGCCACAGCGGACAACATCCTGACACCGGCAACTTTTTATCAACACCCGCGTTATTTATATTGACTCAAACGGTATAAAATATTATGATTTAGTCAAAATTTAGGAGGTTTCTTATGTGGATAATCCGTTATGCTGTTGCCGCACTATTGATAATTGGTCTTCTGGGCTTTACCATTCAGAATTCGTACCAGAGAACCGTTATCAACATCGCCAATCAAACTTATGAAAATGTTCCTTTGATTTATGTAGTTTATATCGCCTTTTGCCTAGGCTTGATTTTCTGGTTTGCGATTTCAGTTATCCAGTATTTCAGGATTATGGGACAGCTTTCAAGCCAACGAAAGATAAACCGCACCCTAACTCAGGAGATTACTACCCTGCGCAATCTGCCGCTTGAGGAAATCGAGGAGGAAGCGGAGGAAGATAAAGAATGAGCGAAACATTATCGGCTTACTGGTGGCTTGTTATTCCGCTTGTATTAGCGTTTATATTGCTGATATTTTCTCTCGAAAGGCGAAGTTCCAAAGGTAAGAAAACTTTCCCACATAACTATGTCGACGGTCTTAAGGCGATTATCGCCGGCGATGATGACGGCGCTTTTGTCAAACTAAAACAGGCGGTG is a genomic window of Candidatus Zixiibacteriota bacterium containing:
- a CDS encoding transposase, giving the protein MGLRHRQNLEGGCYFITTSVIGFVKVFDDPECSKIIIDSLNFCQRKFKFHNNAYVIMPNHIHLILTLNENTKISNIMRDFKKYTSVAIKRYFAKGNNIAIYNQLQKHVPSKSNRSFILWQPRFDDLQIFTEKVFLVKMRYIIYNPVRAGLVSEPEDWQYLYYESMPD
- a CDS encoding DUF1049 domain-containing protein, with the protein product MWIIRYAVAALLIIGLLGFTIQNSYQRTVINIANQTYENVPLIYVVYIAFCLGLIFWFAISVIQYFRIMGQLSSQRKINRTLTQEITTLRNLPLEEIEEEAEEDKE